A stretch of the Aneurinibacillus migulanus genome encodes the following:
- a CDS encoding ABC transporter permease, producing the protein MWTIAKLTWREILSKRIFHITLFMSFAFLLFYAIATYIAAQEATESVGGQAASTDFFLAQTFFATQILSVGLYFAAFVTALLAILSSVGSIAGEIESHQIDTLLARPLHRRTIVLGKFAGLGSLLILYAICLFLGVLVINQWLGGEFLRFEVTAVQVLQALAVFILPPLLLIAVALLFSSITTTVNGGIILIVLYGISFIGGFVEQLGVLMNKTALINIGVISSLLFPLDSLFRKMTVYLFDTAGDPMSFATQGLFGSLSMPSNAMLVYAALYGVAALWLSIRRFSSRDV; encoded by the coding sequence ATGTGGACCATCGCTAAACTTACATGGCGTGAAATACTGTCCAAGCGCATTTTTCATATTACTCTTTTCATGTCTTTTGCTTTCCTGCTTTTTTACGCGATCGCTACCTATATCGCAGCTCAGGAGGCTACAGAGAGCGTAGGCGGACAAGCAGCTTCAACCGATTTCTTTTTAGCACAAACGTTTTTTGCGACACAAATTCTCAGTGTCGGTCTCTACTTTGCGGCTTTCGTCACAGCACTGCTAGCCATCTTAAGCAGCGTCGGAAGCATTGCCGGTGAAATCGAAAGCCACCAGATTGATACATTATTAGCACGCCCGCTACATCGGCGTACGATCGTTCTTGGTAAATTTGCAGGTCTTGGCTCCCTGCTGATTCTCTATGCCATTTGTCTATTTCTTGGCGTACTGGTCATTAATCAATGGTTGGGCGGAGAATTTCTTCGTTTCGAAGTAACTGCCGTTCAGGTTCTACAAGCACTTGCGGTATTTATATTACCACCTCTTCTGCTCATCGCTGTAGCCTTGCTTTTTAGCAGTATAACGACAACAGTAAACGGCGGTATTATTCTTATCGTTCTGTACGGAATTAGTTTTATTGGCGGGTTTGTAGAACAGCTTGGTGTTCTGATGAATAAGACGGCACTGATCAATATTGGTGTCATCTCCAGCCTGCTGTTCCCCCTGGACTCACTATTTCGCAAAATGACCGTGTATTTATTCGATACAGCAGGGGATCCGATGTCCTTTGCTACACAGGGGCTATTCGGAAGCTTATCAATGCCGAGTAACGCTATGCTCGTATATGCTGCTTTATACGGTGTTGCCGCTCTCTGGCTCTCGATCCGCCGCTTCTCAAGCCGAGATGTATAG
- a CDS encoding ABC transporter ATP-binding protein, translating into MNEYVIETHQLTKQYDGKAGCRNITLSVPKGVVFGFLGPNGAGKSTFVRTLLGLLVPTGGSGHILGHPIGSVESRQKVGYLPELFRYPDWLTGQQLLESHADLCKIPRSERKNRIASLLERVGLSGRGNEKIRGYSKGMQQRIGLACALLSDPEIVFLDEPTSALDPIGRREVRELMAELRDEGKTIFLNSHLLSEVETVCDHIAIIHRSDLVVQGEWRSLSGVNPQAEITLSPVPDGLWKSLNTIVTEVELLQQEGEKTHWLITLTEEDDIAILVRRLSELGISLYRVVPRIPKLEDVFMYWVNREEAQHSHVDHR; encoded by the coding sequence ATGAACGAATACGTAATCGAAACACACCAGCTTACAAAACAATACGACGGCAAAGCAGGATGCCGCAACATCACACTCTCCGTACCAAAAGGCGTCGTCTTCGGCTTTCTCGGTCCGAATGGCGCCGGTAAAAGCACATTCGTTCGAACGCTGCTCGGTTTGTTGGTTCCTACAGGAGGCAGTGGACATATTCTAGGACATCCGATCGGAAGTGTGGAGTCCAGACAAAAAGTCGGCTATCTTCCTGAGCTTTTCCGCTATCCTGATTGGCTAACAGGACAGCAATTGCTTGAGTCGCATGCAGATTTATGCAAAATTCCGCGTAGCGAACGCAAAAACCGCATCGCTTCCCTGCTTGAACGTGTGGGCCTTTCCGGACGCGGCAACGAGAAGATCCGTGGTTATTCTAAAGGAATGCAGCAGCGTATCGGACTAGCATGCGCCCTTCTTTCCGATCCTGAAATCGTCTTTCTTGATGAACCTACTTCTGCACTCGATCCGATCGGAAGACGCGAAGTACGTGAATTGATGGCAGAGTTGCGGGACGAAGGAAAAACAATATTTCTCAATAGCCATCTACTCAGTGAAGTGGAGACAGTATGCGATCACATCGCTATCATCCATCGAAGCGATTTGGTTGTCCAGGGAGAATGGCGCAGCCTTTCAGGGGTTAACCCCCAGGCAGAAATCACCCTCTCCCCTGTTCCCGACGGACTATGGAAAAGTCTTAACACCATAGTTACAGAGGTCGAGTTGCTTCAACAGGAAGGAGAAAAAACGCACTGGCTTATCACACTTACCGAAGAAGACGATATCGCTATTCTTGTACGTCGTCTAAGCGAACTGGGAATTTCCTTGTATCGCGTTGTCCCGCGTATTCCCAAACTCGAAGACGTATTTATGTATTGGGTTAACCGAGAGGAGGCACAGCATTCTCATGTGGACCATCGCTAA
- a CDS encoding zf-HC2 domain-containing protein codes for MKCPNEGFLQAYLDGEINREARKSFASHLEHCAECRARTEGAKKLEQWTELALAESLPESPLTDAEINTEAAWKRFEQRLHTDDTILINKKAGKTMKKPYKKWITGTAAAAVLLGSLAIPQVQAAANSFLSIFRVEQVEMVKLTQSDLQEIESWLANGEDGMKEIKGIGKVWVEDKASNQEPQHFRTAEEAQKAGYQVPSIPENYRFEDVNISPAFTIHAQLDTDKANALLKQVKAETRFDENLNNKPFSIKVPDTKHYQFTAETSEAERSSAQIFYTVTGTPEIQVPESVDLNEVRQTVLSLPFIPQNVKQQLAGIEDWQRTLPIPYVADDKNKVREITIQGVKGFAYETEHQTFLVWQKDGKIHHLVAYDSKTKKNTDDLIALANQIK; via the coding sequence ATGAAATGTCCTAATGAAGGATTTCTACAAGCATACCTGGATGGAGAAATAAATCGCGAAGCTAGAAAAAGCTTTGCCTCTCATCTCGAACATTGTGCGGAATGTCGCGCAAGGACGGAGGGGGCAAAAAAACTGGAACAATGGACCGAGCTCGCACTCGCGGAATCCTTGCCGGAATCCCCCTTGACAGATGCAGAGATCAATACAGAAGCAGCATGGAAACGATTCGAGCAACGATTGCATACGGATGACACCATATTAATTAATAAGAAAGCAGGGAAGACAATGAAAAAACCTTATAAAAAATGGATAACAGGCACAGCCGCGGCAGCCGTTCTACTCGGCTCACTCGCCATTCCACAGGTACAGGCAGCAGCCAATAGCTTCCTATCTATCTTCCGCGTCGAACAAGTAGAGATGGTCAAGCTTACTCAATCGGATTTGCAGGAGATTGAGAGCTGGCTTGCTAACGGAGAAGACGGGATGAAAGAAATCAAGGGCATCGGTAAAGTATGGGTAGAGGACAAAGCTTCAAATCAAGAGCCCCAACACTTCCGAACAGCAGAAGAAGCACAAAAAGCCGGCTATCAGGTTCCTTCGATACCGGAAAACTATCGTTTTGAAGACGTTAATATCTCTCCTGCGTTTACGATACATGCCCAGCTTGATACCGATAAAGCGAATGCATTATTGAAACAAGTCAAAGCTGAAACTCGCTTCGATGAGAATTTGAACAATAAACCGTTCTCCATCAAAGTTCCGGATACGAAGCATTATCAGTTTACAGCTGAAACCAGCGAGGCCGAACGTTCTTCTGCTCAAATCTTCTATACAGTAACAGGAACACCTGAAATCCAGGTTCCAGAAAGCGTGGATTTAAATGAAGTCCGTCAGACAGTTCTCTCGCTGCCGTTCATCCCGCAGAATGTGAAGCAGCAGCTTGCAGGCATCGAAGATTGGCAACGTACCCTGCCGATTCCGTATGTAGCGGATGACAAAAATAAAGTACGCGAAATAACAATACAGGGCGTGAAAGGATTCGCTTACGAAACGGAACATCAGACGTTCCTCGTCTGGCAGAAAGATGGGAAAATACATCACCTCGTAGCATATGACAGCAAAACCAAGAAGAATACCGACGACCTTATCGCACTCGCTAATCAGATAAAATAG